Genomic window (Flavobacteriales bacterium):
TGTTGGTCCGTACTTCTATACTTCCGGAAACAGCTTTCCATCAAGGTATTTCCAAGCGACCGGGGAATTGGATTATGGGTTCCGACCCACCACTGTGAACCAACCCTACCCGGATCTTAGCTTTCTCAATAATGGCGGGATCTTCATCCAAACGGACGGCAAGGTGCTATTTACCGGGGACCATCATTTGGGTTACCCATACGGCCCCAATGCACCGGGCTACTATTCCTTGCTGCGTCTGAACACCGATGGCACATTGGACAGCACCTACCATTACCGGAAGACCAACGGGGTGATCTGGACCATCGAACCCACCACCCTGGGGCGCTTTCTGCTGAGCGGGGTGTACAGCACTTACGAGGGCGGACCGGCAGGACGCATCCTGCGCATCTGGCCGGACGGCAGCTTGGACAGCACCTTCCATTCCGACATCAGCCGGGGTTATGCGAAATACCTGCTGGAGCAGCCCGATGGGCGCATCATTGCGGGAGGGCAGTTCGTCTTCCCGAACGATCCGGACACCATGCACCTGATCCGGCTTATGCCGGACAGGGCCTTGGACCTCAGTTTCAACAACCACGCGGAGTACAAGGATATTCCAACGCACTCCTTCGGGGATTTCGGTATTAGTGTGGATGCTGTACTGCAATTGGGCGATGGAACGATCATGGTCGGTGGGAGCTTCACCCACATCGACGGGCAGTTGCGACGCGGCATCGCCCTGTTGGACAGCACGGGCCATTTGCTCAATACGGCCTTTACCGGGCAGGGCTGCGGCCTTACGCACGATTACAACTCCACGTTCATGTATAGTGGGATCTCCTCCATCACTCCGGCCCCGGACGGGAGCATCTTCTTAGCCGGAGCTTTCGAGGGATTTGATGACGGCACGGTGAACGACCCGGCACAGCGTATGATCTGCAAGCTGCACGGGCTTACCACGGGTGTGCAGGAACGAGTGGCGGGGTTGGAGGGGTTGCGGGTTTTTCCAAATCCCGGCAGCGAGACGTTGCATGTACAAACCGGGGTGCCAGGTTCCATGCAGGTGCGGGTGCTGGACGGCACGGGGCGGACGGTGATGGCCGCGAGTGGCAAGGAGGGATCGATGCAATTGGACTGTGGCACTCTTGCACCTGGAGTGTACCTTGTGGAGGTACGCACCGATAAAGGCCTGCGAACGGTGAAATGGACAAGACGATGAAAAAGGCGCTCCTCTTTCTTTTCGTTTGCAGCGGTCCGTGCCGGAAGGGCGGCAAACGGTCAAATGGGTGAACCGGCAGGTAGATTTTTGAATTAAACAGGAGTATAAGATAAGTCGCTGATAATCAATATAATACACCGACAGCATTAGCTGATACGCAGCGAACGTTCTCCCGGTCGTTATAGGTGAGCCACCAGACGGCGACTAAATCCCCGCAAATCGAATATTTAACCCCTTCCTGAGGATTTTGCCCTTCGAGCTAAATACAAAGAACTCGAAGTCGGCCGCCCGAAGGTCCAGGCGACAACATTCGACCACAACCCGAACAGAGCGCCTTTGAGCAAGGACCCCTCCGGCCCGGCTCCGCGGTACTGTTCGCTGAGCATGGAAACGTATGGGGCGTCGAACCACATGTGCTTTGTTGCGATCGGTTCGAAGCCGGTTTCCTGAAGGAGCCGCTTCATGTCCGCCCGACGGAAATGCGAGAGGTGGCGGGGGACATCCCAAGCGGCCCACTTCACACCATAGTGCTTGCAGTCCCAGCTATCGTGGTCGGGTACGGCGATCACCAATAGGGCATCCTCCGTGCAACGGGCATAAAGTTGTTCCAGAGTGTGCCGGGGATCGGGCACATGTTCCAGAACGTGCCATAAGGTGATCACCTGGAACTGGGCCTGGGCCGGTATGTCCTGTAGCTTATCCGCGACCTTCAGGCCCTTCGCTTCGGCAAGTGTACGGGCGTTCGGGCTCACCTCCACCCCTGCCGCCGAGTAACCTTTCTCTTGTAGGAAGGCAAGAAAATCGCCCGTGCCGCAACCGACGTCCAAGACAGCCCCGGAGGAATGGTAGCCGGAGATCAGCTTGTGCTTATGGCGTATCGCACGGCGGCGGACGCGGTGATAGATGCGGTCTTTGAGGCTGGTTGCTTTCGCGACGTGGGAGATATAATTTTCGGACAAGTAGTATTTCCCGATACTGTTCTGTTCGGGTCGCGGCGAGGTGAAATGGAACCCACAACCGTCACATTTGCGAATGTCGAAGTATTCTTGGCTTACGGTATGGTCGGTCGCGGTCAAGGCGACGGTGCTTGTTGTGGACCGGCATACGGGGCATATCTCAACGGTTTCCATGGGCATGTTCCACGTGGAACGATCGATGATTTAACGGCCAAGGTAGACCATGAGCACGCTGATGTCCGCTGGTGAAATGCCGCTGATCCGCGATGCTTGCCCGAGGGTGTTCGGGCGTATCTTATCCAGCTTTTGGCGGGCTTCAATGGAGAGTGATGTCAGCTTTGCATAGGGCATATCAGCCTGCAGCGGAACGTCCTCAAGGTGGCTCATCCGATCCGCCATGTTCCGTTCCTTGTCGATATATCCCTCGTACTTTGCCTTGATCTCCGTCTGCTCCACCACCTCGTTGCGGAGCTCCCCAAAGGACGCTGTGAGTTTGGAAAGGGTGGGGGACAGGGGTTCAATATCCACGTATGAAAGCTGTGGCCGTAGTAGCAGACCGTGGAGCTTGACCTTCTGTTTTACGGGGTCTGTTCCACGTGGAACGATCACTGCATTGGTGGGTTCCGGGTCTGCACTTTCGGTCCGCAAGGCGCTCAGAAGTTGGGCCGTATTAGCGGCTTTTAGTTCCGTGCGCTGCATGCGTTCACCACTTGCAAGTCCGATCATGTAGGAGAGGGGAGTAAGCCGTAGATCGGCATTATCCTGACGCAGGAGGATGCGGAATTCTGCCCTGCTGGTGAACATGCGATAGGGTTCTTCCGTGCCTTTTGTGATCAGGTCGTCCACCAAAACGCCGATGTAAGCCTGGTCACGACGAAGGATAAAGGGGTCCTTTTCTGCCACCTTCAAGTGTGCATTGATGCCGGCCATCAGCCCTTGGCAGGCGGCCTCCTCGTAGCCGGTGGTCCCGTTGATCTGTCCGGCGAAATACAGGCCATCCACGGGCTTCGTCTCTAATGTGTGCTGGATCTGGGTAGGAGGGAAGTAGTCATATTCCACGGCATAGCCGGGACGGAAGATGCGGGCCTCCGCAAAACCCGGGAGCTTGCGTAAAGCAGCGGTCTGCACCTCTTCGGGCAAGCTTGTGCTGAATCCGTTGATATAGGTCTCCACGGTGTTCCATCCCTCAGGCTCTACGAAGATCTGGTGGCTGTCCTTGTCGGCAAAGCGGTCGATCTTGTCCTCGATGCTGGGGCAGTATCGCGGGCCTACACCCTGGATCCTGCCACTGAACATCGGGCTGCGGTCGAAGCCGGTGCGCAGGATGTCGTGGACCTCGTTCGTGGTATGGGTTATCCAGCAACTAAGCTGTTTGGCAATAGGACGGGTCTCGGTGGAGAAGCTGAATTTTGCCGGATTTTCATCGCCACGTTGTTCCTCCAGTTTCGAGTAATCAATGCTGCGACCGTCCACACGGGGAGGGGTTCCGGTCTTCATGCGGCCGGACTCGAAGCCTAAAGTTGCGAGTTGCTCGGTAATCCCGTATGCGGCCTTTTCACCGGAGCGGCCCCCACCGAACTGCTTCTCACCGATGTGCATCACGGCGCTGAGGAAGGTGCCGTTGGTGAGTACTACGGATCGGCATGGAATGACACTTCCGATGCCGGTACGCACGCCCGTGACCCGAACCTTGCCGTCGTTTCCGGTCTCTGTTTCCAGGCCGGTCACGGTATCCTGGCGGAAGTGGACGTTAGGGGTTTGCTCCAGTTTTTTCCGCCAGGTATGTGCGAAGAGCTCGCGGTCGTTCTGCGTCCGCGGGCTCCACATGGCGGGTCCTTTGCTCCGGTTCAGCATCCGGAACTGGACTGTGCTGATATCGCTGACGATACCGGAGTATCCGCCGAGCGCATCGATCTCCCGCACGATCTGCCCTTTGCCCACACCTCCCATGGCCGGGTTGCAGCTCATTTGGGCGATCACGCCCATGTTCATGGTGATCAACAGCACGGAACTGCCCAAATTGGCCGCCGCCGCCGCGGCTTCGCAGCCGGCATGGCCTCCGCCCACCACGATGATGTCATAGCTATCGCTCATGAACGATGTTCCACGTGGAACTTTTGCCTATTGTTCCTGATCATCAGTCGGTTAATAGTGGCGAAAGATGAGCTGCCACTGTTTTCGGCTTCGTGTGGTCTGGGATTTGGATAAACTATGCAGGGGTGGGTCCGTGGTGCCCGGATGGTCCCGACGACCGAACCCGCAAAGGTAGGTGCCGCAAATGGTTTGATCCTTAGCTGCAGGGCCGCAACAGAACCATGTTCCGTGCGCTCGCATGGACGTGGGGGGAATTGCCCAATGCGTGGTGGGTTTTCCCCGCCATCAAAGCTTTGTTCATGGGCGGATCCGGAAGGTCCGTTATTTGCTTGACCCTTTGAGCATCGAATTCGTCGATCCGTGATCCGGGTTGATGCCCTAAAGCTCCTCCGATGATCATTGCAACTCCCCAATGAATGTCCTTCTGATCGACGATGAGACAGAGATCTGTTTCCTGCTGAAGAACATGTTGCGCCGCGAGGGCATTACCTGCGATGCGGCCCATTCGATGGCGGAGGGGCGGATGCGGTTGGGTTCAGCGAAGTACCAAGTGGTCTTCTTGGATATTCACCTGCCCGATGGTCTGGGTTACCAATTGATCCCCGAGATCCGTGAATCCCAGCCGGACACGCAAGTGATCGCGATCAGTGCCGTGGACAACGAGCGAAAAAATGCCAAGGAACAAGGGGCCGACCTCTTCATCGCCAAACCATTCGCCAAGGGCA
Coding sequences:
- a CDS encoding T9SS type A sorting domain-containing protein, yielding MNQPYPDLSFLNNGGIFIQTDGKVLFTGDHHLGYPYGPNAPGYYSLLRLNTDGTLDSTYHYRKTNGVIWTIEPTTLGRFLLSGVYSTYEGGPAGRILRIWPDGSLDSTFHSDISRGYAKYLLEQPDGRIIAGGQFVFPNDPDTMHLIRLMPDRALDLSFNNHAEYKDIPTHSFGDFGISVDAVLQLGDGTIMVGGSFTHIDGQLRRGIALLDSTGHLLNTAFTGQGCGLTHDYNSTFMYSGISSITPAPDGSIFLAGAFEGFDDGTVNDPAQRMICKLHGLTTGVQERVAGLEGLRVFPNPGSETLHVQTGVPGSMQVRVLDGTGRTVMAASGKEGSMQLDCGTLAPGVYLVEVRTDKGLRTVKWTRR
- a CDS encoding class I SAM-dependent methyltransferase, with product METVEICPVCRSTTSTVALTATDHTVSQEYFDIRKCDGCGFHFTSPRPEQNSIGKYYLSENYISHVAKATSLKDRIYHRVRRRAIRHKHKLISGYHSSGAVLDVGCGTGDFLAFLQEKGYSAAGVEVSPNARTLAEAKGLKVADKLQDIPAQAQFQVITLWHVLEHVPDPRHTLEQLYARCTEDALLVIAVPDHDSWDCKHYGVKWAAWDVPRHLSHFRRADMKRLLQETGFEPIATKHMWFDAPYVSMLSEQYRGAGPEGSLLKGALFGLWSNVVAWTFGRPTSSSLYLARRAKSSGRG
- the mnmG gene encoding tRNA uridine-5-carboxymethylaminomethyl(34) synthesis enzyme MnmG → MSDSYDIIVVGGGHAGCEAAAAAANLGSSVLLITMNMGVIAQMSCNPAMGGVGKGQIVREIDALGGYSGIVSDISTVQFRMLNRSKGPAMWSPRTQNDRELFAHTWRKKLEQTPNVHFRQDTVTGLETETGNDGKVRVTGVRTGIGSVIPCRSVVLTNGTFLSAVMHIGEKQFGGGRSGEKAAYGITEQLATLGFESGRMKTGTPPRVDGRSIDYSKLEEQRGDENPAKFSFSTETRPIAKQLSCWITHTTNEVHDILRTGFDRSPMFSGRIQGVGPRYCPSIEDKIDRFADKDSHQIFVEPEGWNTVETYINGFSTSLPEEVQTAALRKLPGFAEARIFRPGYAVEYDYFPPTQIQHTLETKPVDGLYFAGQINGTTGYEEAACQGLMAGINAHLKVAEKDPFILRRDQAYIGVLVDDLITKGTEEPYRMFTSRAEFRILLRQDNADLRLTPLSYMIGLASGERMQRTELKAANTAQLLSALRTESADPEPTNAVIVPRGTDPVKQKVKLHGLLLRPQLSYVDIEPLSPTLSKLTASFGELRNEVVEQTEIKAKYEGYIDKERNMADRMSHLEDVPLQADMPYAKLTSLSIEARQKLDKIRPNTLGQASRISGISPADISVLMVYLGR
- a CDS encoding response regulator, with amino-acid sequence MNVLLIDDETEICFLLKNMLRREGITCDAAHSMAEGRMRLGSAKYQVVFLDIHLPDGLGYQLIPEIRESQPDTQVIAISAVDNERKNAKEQGADLFIAKPFAKGSILDGLRALGLTS